In one Mastacembelus armatus chromosome 19, fMasArm1.2, whole genome shotgun sequence genomic region, the following are encoded:
- the LOC113136045 gene encoding uncharacterized protein LOC113136045 yields the protein MADETTVQTSNIQEKPDADECRENIPPGDAASCGTSGLSVQVGDVIGYPSAQPGGDDRHLCDTPLPTNNNEVKAKSRLSGLQSALTPILKYLNIGNKCRSPDEHGKSPHPSGSRFHLNFTPQNQLKTTGGPGQHHNSDVFKSRFGQKDASMCWLIDECMPEITLLDDTVDAVMELTRNNSALPDNLTVTSRSGNGMFTTLQPSQSSSSTDLNSDVQKPVPQNTTQDPLQTNDSCHEAESESTDQASPVSKNATKTSLVMGQNSSAGKTSSSSDVQEILFDKDSLEKSSGNVIGEAHATDICHNSSTVDTKPPSQKNGSGILSEGGSSQRLRDIMGMPLPEPSKNNSITTKTNPGTKVADITKGAACLLSNVYFPDITLLDVSCDSVISPKGGTFCMEVTQDFPPNSSVKNSIHAVELSEQIAAEPCKSNTEEMSGALTGNTTHTLTSFSEPSEKGVLKTSLEGTVDISESSAVESSRTSSEPSEQNIVKIRTSAEDTVQTHRANLTHDISTSADSSAQCRESQVTFDHGEPMETSNTVDAKTETRKSHDTFTSEVPQQSPKASGSATIVQVSNLTASNTRPQTLGPQSKTLDSSPHNNSNPKVECDTKEQADSFSKLTTETCLTGVRNTTFDRLSIQISNVSASIEKASATNVCPQNNTFDKECPSKPSDTITLSESETHQNTLQKTSSSKVCNVTKDNHSEVHSPELSKHNSTTDRADAHKHILEIELGAEETSSESSETKENSLSGLPVIDVLSDTFSCQSTDTGINKANTFNLDDTIDLKGDSLVTSTPMINCKVLNFSNERQEDKIIGAQKKLHLVGPDNPVGQVPSDLPSNVACDRKTQPATKSLLPPSKVASQLLKCKPASAFPAGFDPLMSSLPMPRKRSQADALRSHSALDATQKTTGVSSSYNLRPTTTGCKQPSSGLPRVQLSSTRSAIQKTAAGLKLPSVRYNASTSSGTDKPHGPTAANPPMKNSQAKKHPLTRGETLPTAKKKKLDGAVPASTAETSTACNAATRATKHPAISHKALLVKPQGQGCAKCAILEEELKMKVEENKRLKEELIKLRKRQEER from the exons ATGGCTGATGAGACAACAGTGCAGACCTCAAATATTCAGGAAAAACCAGATGCTGATGAATGCCGTGAAAATATTCCACCAGGAGATGCTGCTTCATGTGGGACCTCAGGACTCAGTGTCCAAGTAGGAGATGTGATAGGATATCCTTCTGCACAGCCAGGTGGAGACGACAGGCATCTCTGTGACACTCCGCTGCCAACAAACAACAATGAAGTCAAGGCAAAGTCACGGCTGTCTGGACTCCAGTCTGCTCTAACACCAATTTTGAAATACTTAAATATTGGTAATAAATGTCGATCTCCAGATGAACATGGAAAGAGTCCTCATCCCAGTGGTTCCCgctttcatttgaattttacCCCACAAAATCAGTTGAAAACAACTGGAGGTCCTGGTCAACATCACAACTCAGATGTCTTCAAGAGTCGTTTCGGACAAAAGGATGCTTCGATGTGCTGGTTGATTGATGAGTGCATGCCAGAAATTACTCTCCTTGATGATACGGTTGATGCTGTGATGGAACTGACTAGAAATAATTCAGCTTTACCTGACAACCTCACTGTTACATCGAGGTCTGGGAACGGCATGTTTACTACTCTCCAGCCCTCCCAGTCCAGTTCATCCACCGATTTAAACAGTGATGTTCAAAAACCTGTCCCTCAGAATACAACACAGGATCCTCTGCAAACTAATGATAGTTGTCATGAAGCAGAGAGTGAGTCTACAGATCAGGCTAGTCCAGTCTCTAAGAATGCGACTAAAACTTCCCTTGTAATGGGGCAGAATAGCTCAGCTGGTAAGACAAGTAGTTCAAGTGATGTGCAGGAGATCCTGTTTGACAAGGATTCTCTTGAAAAATCCAGTGGCAATGTTATAGGAGAAGCTCATGCTACAGACATTtgtcacaacagcagcactgtggaTACGAAACCCCCTTctcaaaagaatggctcagGAATTTTGTCAGAAGGGGGATCAAGTCAGAGACTCCGGGATATCATGGGCATGCCCCTTCCTGAACCGTCAAAAAATAACAGTATAACAACTAAGACAAACCCTGGTACCAAGGTGGCTGACATCACTAAGGGTGCTGCATGTTTGTTGAGTAACGTATACTTTCCAGATATTACACTCCTGGATGTTTCATGTGATTCTGTAATTTCACCAAAAGGAGGAACCTTCTGTATGGAGGTCACACAGGATTTTCCACCAAATAGCTCTGTGAAAAACAGCATCCATGCTGTAGAGCTCAGTGAACAAATTGCAGCAGAGCCCTGTAaatcaaacactgaagaaatgtcTGGCGCTCTTACTGGCAATACCACCCACACCTTAACCTCCTTTAGTGAACCATCTGAGAAGGGTGTATTGAAAACATCTTTAGAAGGCACTGTAGATATTTCTGAGAGCAGTGCTGTAGAAAGCAGCAGGACGTCTTCAGAGCCTAGTGAGCAAAACATAGTGAAGATTCGAACATCGGCTGAGGACACAGTTCAGACTCATCGTGCTAATCTTACACATGACATAAGCACCTCTGCTGACTCGTCTGCTCAATGTAGAGAGTCACAGGTCACCTTTGACCATGGTGAACCTATGGAGACCTCTAATACTGTAGATGCAAAAACTGAGACACGTAAGAGCCATGACACTTTTACCAGTGAGGTGCCACAACAAAGCCCAAAAGCATCTGGGTCTGCCACTATTGTCCAAGTTTCCAATCTGACTGCCTCTAACACTAGACCTCAAACGCTCGGCCCTCAGAGTAAAACACTGGATTCTTCCCCCCATAATAACAGCAATCCCAAAGTAGAGTGTGACACTAAAGAGCAGGCTGATTCTTTCTCTAAGCTAACCACTGAAACTTGTCTTACAGGTGTACGAAACACCACTTTTGATAGGCTTTCTATTCAAATATCCAATGTCAGTGCCAGTATAGAGAAGGCCAGTGCTACAAATGTCTGCCCCCAGAACAACACCTTTGACAAAGAATGTCCATCTAAACCGAGTGAcactataactttgtcagaaAGCGAGACTCACCAGAACACTTTACAAAAGACCTCTTCTTCTAAAGTCTGTAATGTAACAAAAGACAACCACTCTGAGGTCCATTCTCCTGAACTGTCGAAACATAACAGCACCACAGATCGCGCAGACGCCCACAAACACATACTTGAAATTGAATTGGGTGCGGAGGAAACTTCTTCTGAATCGAGTGAGACTAAGGAAAATTCACTGTCAGGTCTGCCTGTGATAGATGTTCTTTCTGACACTTTCAGCTGTCAAAGCACAGATACAGGGATCAATAAGGCAAACACATTCAATCTGGATGACACTATAGACTTAAAAGGCGACTCTTTAGTTACTTCAACACCGATGATTAACTGTAAAGTGTTAAACTTCAGCAATGAACGACAGGAGGACAAAATCATAGGGGCACAGAAAAAGCTGCACCTGGTTGGTCCCGATAATCCAGTTGGTCAAGTGCCATCAGATCTGCCATCGAATGTTgcctgtgacagaaaaacacaacctgCTACTAAATCCCTGTTGCCTCCTTCGAAAGTTGCATCCCAGCTATTGAAATGCAAGCCAGCTTCCGCGTTTCCAGCAGGTTTTGACCCATTGATGTCCAGCCTGCccatgccaagaaagagaagcCAAGCAGACGCATTGAGAAGCCATTCTGCTTTAGATGCAACCCAGAAG ACCACAGGGGTATCAAGCTCCTACAACTTGCGTCCTACCACAACAG GATGCAAGCAGCCCAGTTCTGGCTTACCGAGAGTGCAGCTGAGTAGCACACGCTCGGCCATCCAGAAAACTGCTGCAGGTCTCAAGCTGCCGTCGGTGAGATACAACGCATCCACTTCTTCGGGTACTGATAAACCCCATGGCCCTACAG CTGCTAACCCTCCGATGAAGAATTCACAGGCAAAGAAGCACCCTTTAACCAGAGGAGAAACTTTGCcaacagcaaagaagaagaaacttg ATGGTGCAGTGCCAGCAAGTACTGCTGAAACCTCAACAGCTTGTAATGCTGCCACCAGAGCCACGAAGCATCCTGCAATCAGCCATAAAGCTCTGCTAGTTAAGCCCCAAGGCCAAG GGTGTGCCAAATGTGCCATTCTTGAAGAGGAACTCAAAATGAAAGTAGAAGAAAACAAGAGACTGAAAGAAG aGCTGATAAAGCTACGTAAACGTCAGGAAGAACGTTAA
- the eif3c gene encoding eukaryotic translation initiation factor 3 subunit C yields MSRFFATGSDSESEESSSTEEITPKASGTTFKQSLLLSDDEEDTKRVVRSAKDKRFEELTNLIKTIRNAMKIRDMAKCLEEFEQLCRAFLKSKNIVDKEGVPPFYIRLLADLEDYLNQLWEDKEGKKKMNKNNAKALSTLRQKIRKYNRDFEAEIAAYKENPQESADEEEEKEPEDSGSSSESEAEAGDEGVSAKSFLKKKPEAAPEASKFLKSAKGSGDESSSSEEDDDDEDWGSDTVDSGSESSDEGEGKSASLAVVFLKKTQETDKTAIRKIGKKKKLKKNERLEEEAEEDKGEEIEGGWEKVKGGVPLVKEKPKMFAKGTEINTAVVVKKLNEILQARGKKGTDRAAQIELLHALAAIAAENNLGQGILVKIKFNIIASLYDYNPNLAAFMKPDMWKKCLDCIDELLDILFDNNNNIFIGENIAEDSENLAVSDQPFRVRGCVLTLVERMDEEFTKIMQNTDPHSQEYVDNLKDEGRVCGLVDRLLGYLENKGSTEEICRIYLRRIMHTYYKFDYKAHRRSLGLQGESKSEQDQEESEGEDSAVIMDRLCKFIYAKDRTDRIRTCAILCHIYHHALHSRWYQARDLMLMSHLQDNIQHADPPVQILYNRTMVQLGICAFRQGMIKDAHNALLDIQSSGRAKELLGQGLLMRNMQERNAEQEKIEKRRQVPFHMHINLELLECVYLVSAMLLEIPYMAAHEFDARRRMISKQFHHQLRVGERQPLLGPPESMREHVVAASKAMKMGDWRTCHSFIINEKMNSKVWDLFPETQRVRKMLVRKIQEESLRTYLFTYSSVYDSISMETLSEMFELEIPTVHSIISKMIINEELMASLDQPTQTVVMHRTEPTSLQNMALQLAEKLGSLVENNERVFDLKQGVYGGYFNRDQKGGYQQKQTYQRDQKGVYQQKQGGYQRGGYRNQNQGNY; encoded by the exons ATGTCTCGTTTCTTTGCCACTGGATCTGACAGTGAGTCAGAGGAGTCCTCATCCACCGAGGAGATCACCCCCAAAGCATCCGGGACAACGTTCAAGCA GTCGTTGCTTCTCAGTGACGATGAGGAAGACACTAAGAGAGTGGTACGCAGTGCCAAAGACAAAAG ATTTGAGGAGTTGACCAACCTTATCAAGACTATCCGCAATGCTATGAAGATCCGTGACATGGCCAAATGTCTGGAGGAATTTGAGCAGTTATGTAGAGCCTTCCTGAAAAGCAAGAATATAGTGGACAAAGAGGGGGTTCCTCCTTTTTATATCCGACTTCTGGCCGACCTGGAGGACTATCTGAACCAG CTTTGGGAGGACAAAGAGGGCAAGAAGAAGATGAACAAGAACAACGCCAAAGCCCTAAGTACGCTACGTCAGAAGATCCGCAAGTACAACAGGGATTTTGAAGCAGAAATAGCTGCGTACAAAGAG AACCCACAGGAGTCTGcggatgaagaggaggagaaggagccAGAGGATTCTG GCTCCTCCTCTGAGAGCGAGGCAGAGGCAGGAGATGAAGGAGTGTCAGCAAAGTCCTTCTTAAAGAAAAAGCCTGAGGCTGCCCCAGAGGCCAGCAAGTTCCTCAAGTCTGCCAAGGGATCTGGG GATGAGTCCTCTTCTAGTGAAGAAGATGACGATGATGAAGACTGGGGCTCCGACACCGTGGACAGTGGCAGTGAGAGCTCAGATGAAGGGGAGGGAAAAAGCGCCTCCTTGGCTGTGGTCTTCCTCAAGAA GACCCAGGAGACTGACAAGACCGCAATTAGGAAAAttgggaagaagaagaaactcaAGAAGAACGAACGGCTagaagaggaggctgaggaggataAAGGAGAGGAGATAGAGGGAGGATGGGAGAAGGTGAAAGGAGGCGTCCCTCTGGTCAAG GAAAAGCCCAAGATGTTTGCCAAAGGCACAGAGATCAACACAGCAGTGGTAGTGAAGAAACTGAATGAGATCCTGCAAGCAAGAGGCAAAAAGGGCACAGACAG agCTGCCCAGATTGAACTGCTCCATGCTCTGGCAGCCATTGCTGCTGAGAATAACTTAGGCCAAGGTATTCTGGTCAAGATTAAGTTCAACATTATTGCCTCCCTCTATGACTACAACCCCAACTTGGCAGCATTCATGAAG CCTGACATGTGGAAAAAGTGCCTGGACTGTATAGATGAACTGCTGGACATTCTCTTcgataacaacaacaatatctTTATCGGGGAGAACATTGCAGAGGACAGTGAAAACCTGGCCGTCTCAGACCAG CCATTCAGGGTGCGTGGATGCGTCTTAACGTTGGTGGAAAGGATGGATGAAGAGTTCACTAAGATCATGCAGAACACTGATCCCCACTCACAAG AATACGTTGACAATCTGAAAGATGAAGGACGGGTTTGTGGCCTTGTTGACCGGCTGCTCGGCTACTTGGAAAACAAGGGCAGCACAGAGGAGATTTGTCGCATCTACCTTCGCAGGATCATGCACACCTACTACAAGTTTGACTACAAGGCCCACCGCCGCAGCCTGGGTCTTCAGGGAGAGTCTAAG TCCGAGCAAGACCAGGAGGAGAGCGAGGGGGAGGACAGCGCTGTGATCATGGACCGTCTGTGCAAGTTCATCTACGCCAAGGATCGCACCGACCGTATCCGTACCTGCGCTATTCTCTGCCACATCTATCACCACGCTCTGCATTCCCGCTGGTACCAGGCCCGCGACCTGATGCTGATGAGCCACCTGCAGGACAACATCCAGCACGCTGACCCACCTGTACAG atcCTGTACAACAGGACCATGGTCCAACTGGGCATCTGTGCTTTTAGACAGGGCATGATAAAGGATGCCCACAATGCCCTGCTGGACATTCAGTCCTCTGGCCGTGCCAAGGAGCTCCTGGGTCAGGGTTTGCTCATGAGGAACATGCAGGAGAGGAACGCTGAGCAGGAGAAGATTGAAAAGAGGAGACAA GTGCCATTCCACATGCACATCAACCTGGAGCTGCTGGAGTGTGTGTACCTGGTTTCAGCCATGCTGCTGGAAATCCCATACATGGCCGCCCATGAGTTCGATGCCCGTCGCAGGATGATTAGCAAGCAGTTCCATCACCAGCTAAGGGTGGGAGAGAGACAGCCTCTGCTGG GACCCCCAGAGAGCATGAGGGAGCACGTGGTGGCTGCCAGCAAGGCCATGAAGATGGGAGACTGGCGAACCTGCCACTCATTCATCATCAATGAGAAGATGAACAGTAAGGTCTGGGACCTGTTTCCTGAGACACAACGAGTACGCAAGATGCTCGTCAG gaaaATCCAAGAGGAGTCACTGAGGACTTATCTGTTTACATACAGCAGTGTGTACGACTCCATCAG CATGGAAACACTCTCTGAGATGTTCGAGTTGGAGATACCCACAGTTCACAGCATCATCAGTAAGATGATCATTAACGAGGAGCTGATG GCATCACTTGACCAGCCCACACAGACTGTGGTGATGCATCGCACAGAGCCCACCTCCCTGCAGAACATGGCCCTGCAGCTGGCTGAGAAACTGGGCAGCTTGGTGGAGAATAATGAGCGTGTCTTTGACCTTAAGCAGGGCGTATATGGAGGCTACTTCAACAGAG ATCAGAAAGGTGGTTACCAACAGAAACAGACCTATCAGAGAG ATCAGAAAGGTGTCTACCAGCAGAAACAAGGGGGCTACCAGCGGGGCGGCTACAGAAATCAAAACCAAGGAAACTACTGA